Proteins encoded within one genomic window of Ailuropoda melanoleuca isolate Jingjing chromosome 16, ASM200744v2, whole genome shotgun sequence:
- the MYOD1 gene encoding myoblast determination protein 1: MELLSPPLRDVDLTGPDGSLCNFGSADDFYDDPCFDSSDLRFFEDLDPRLVHVGALLKPEEHSHFPAAVHPAPGAREDEHVRAPSGHHQAGRCLLWACKACKRKTTNADRRKAATMRERRRLSKVNEAFETLKRCTSSNPNQRLPKVEILRNAIRYIEGLQALLRDQDAAPPGAAAAFYAPGPLPPGRGGEHYSGDSDASSPRSNCSDGMMDYSGPPSGSRRRNCYDGTYYSEGPSEPRPGKSSAVSSLDCLSSIVERISTESPTAPALLLADAPPESSPGPQEEAAQSEVEHGAPTPSPDAAPQCPAGANPNPIYQVL, from the exons ATGGAGCTGCTGTCGCCGCCGCTCCGAGACGTAGACTTGACTGGCCCCGACGGCTCCCTCTGCAACTTTGGCTCCGCGGACGATTTCTATGATGACCCGTGTTTCGACTCCTCCGACCTGCGATTCTTCGAGGACCTGGACCCGCGCCTCGTGCACGTGGGCGCGCTCCTGAAGCCCGAGGAACACTCGCACTTCCCTGCGGCCGTGCACCCGGCGCCAGGCGCGCGCGAGGACGAGCATGTGCGCGCTCCCAGTGGGCACCACCAGGCTGGCCGCTGTCTGCTGTGGGCCTGCAAAGCGTGCAAGCGCAAGACCACGAACGCCGACCGCCGCAAGGCCGCCACCATGCGCGAGCGGCGCCGCCTGAGCAAAGTCAACGAGGCTTTCGAGACGCTCAAGCGCTGCACGTCCAGCAACCCGAACCAGCGGCTGCCCAAGGTGGAGATCCTGCGCAATGCGATTCGCTACATCGAAGGCCTGCAGGCGCTGCTGCGCGACCAGGACGCCGCGCCCCCTGGTGCCGCCGCTGCCTTCTACGCGCCTGGCCCGCTGCCCCCAGGCCGAGGCGGCGAACACTACAGCGGCGACTCAGACGCGTCCAGCCCGCGCTCCAACTGCTCCGACGGCATG ATGGACTACAGCGGCCCCCCGAGTGGTTCCCGGCGGCGGAACTGCTACGATGGCACCTACTACAGCGAGGGGCCCAGCG AACCCAGGCCCGGGAAGAGTTCTGCGGTGTCGAGCCTCGACTGCCTGTCCAGCATCGTGGAGCGCATCTCCACCGAGAGCCCCACCGCGCCCGCGCTTCTGCTGGCGGATGCACCGCCGGAGTCGTCTCCCGGCCCACAAGAGGAGGCGGCCCAGAGCGAGGTCGAGCACGGCGCCCCGACCCCTTCCCCAGACGCCGCCCCGCAGTGCCCAGCGGGCGCAAACCCCAACCCGATCTACCAGGTGCTCTGA